One region of Calditrichota bacterium genomic DNA includes:
- a CDS encoding UDP-N-acetylmuramoyl-L-alanyl-D-glutamate--2,6-diaminopimelate ligase, with the protein PDGHDKIGEAVARGAAVVVLQKDREVPAPAVKVQVPDSRAALAMLANKFYGYPSQQLKLIGVTGTNGKTTTTHIVESILLQKTGVGLIGTLYYKINGTIHQSKDTTPEPPDLHAIFRRMVGEKVSYCVLEVSSHGIDFHRVDGCQFDVAVFTNLTQDHLDYHGTLENYRRTKMRLFEWLAPDKHAVVNRDDPSADHFIKATRARVLTYGVEKPADLMARDIRLSVRGTAYQLCTPAGAIPVQMRLLGMFNVYNALAAAGAAFSQGVDLETIKQGLERPIRVAGRFELIERGQDFTVVVDYAHTPDGMTNVLTLARSLQPNRVITVFGCGGDRDKEKRPIMGKIAGQMSDLVVVTADNPRNEDPAQIAEEIVAGMDAAPHKVILDRREAIAYALRQARPGDIVMLLGKGHESTQTLKDRTVPFNDAQVAAGLLDELAA; encoded by the coding sequence TCGCCATGCTGGCCAACAAGTTTTACGGCTACCCCTCGCAGCAACTGAAGCTCATCGGCGTGACGGGCACCAACGGCAAGACCACTACCACCCACATTGTGGAAAGCATCCTCCTCCAGAAGACAGGGGTCGGTCTCATCGGTACCCTGTACTACAAGATCAACGGCACCATTCACCAGTCCAAGGACACTACGCCTGAGCCGCCGGACCTGCATGCCATCTTCCGGCGCATGGTGGGCGAAAAGGTGAGCTACTGTGTGCTGGAGGTTTCGTCCCACGGCATCGACTTCCACCGCGTGGACGGCTGCCAGTTTGATGTGGCGGTGTTCACCAACCTCACGCAAGACCATCTTGACTACCATGGCACCCTCGAGAACTACCGGCGCACCAAGATGCGCCTGTTCGAGTGGTTGGCACCCGACAAGCATGCTGTGGTGAATAGGGACGATCCGTCGGCTGACCACTTCATCAAGGCCACCCGTGCACGTGTCTTGACCTACGGCGTCGAGAAGCCAGCGGACCTGATGGCGCGGGACATCCGCCTTTCAGTTCGTGGGACCGCATATCAGCTCTGCACGCCGGCCGGGGCGATTCCGGTGCAGATGCGCCTGCTGGGCATGTTCAACGTGTACAACGCCCTCGCGGCTGCCGGCGCAGCCTTTAGCCAGGGGGTCGATCTTGAGACCATCAAGCAGGGACTGGAGCGGCCAATTCGCGTGGCCGGGAGGTTTGAGCTCATCGAACGTGGCCAGGATTTTACCGTGGTGGTGGACTATGCGCACACGCCGGACGGGATGACTAACGTGTTGACCTTAGCCCGCTCTTTGCAGCCGAATAGGGTGATTACGGTCTTCGGCTGTGGCGGCGATCGCGACAAGGAAAAACGCCCCATCATGGGCAAAATCGCCGGTCAGATGAGCGACCTGGTGGTGGTCACTGCGGACAACCCGCGCAATGAGGATCCCGCGCAGATTGCCGAAGAAATCGTGGCCGGGATGGACGCCGCGCCGCACAAGGTAATCCTTGACCGGCGCGAGGCGATCGCCTATGCGCTGCGGCAGGCCCGGCCCGGCGACATCGTGATGCTGCTGGGCAAGGGGCACGAGTCCACCCAAACGCTGAAAGACCGCACGGTGCCGTTCAACGACGCCCAGGTCGCCGCAGGGTTGTTGGACGAGCTCGCGGCTTAG